GTGTCTGTTGAAGAAGCACATCAAGCATTAGCTAGATTAGTTCAACATTTGTTTCTTGACATATCGGGTGCAATCTTTGTGCTGAACCGCGCAAAAAACCTGTTGGAAGTAGTGGCGGTTTGGGGAAACCCTGGTGCTACAACTGAGTTGCTTTTTGAAGCGCAGGATTGTTGGGGACTGCGGCGGGGAAGGGTACATTTAGCGGATGCAAATCTTTTGAGTATACCGTGTCATCACAGGAAACAAAAAAGTTATTCTCCATCTTTTGAATCACTTTGCATTCCCATGATGGCTCAAGGAGAAGCCTTAGGGTTGCTGTATTTAAGTTCTGAAGAGCCAGAAAAACTGGTAGCAAAACAGCAATTTGCTGTAACAACAGCCGAACACATCGCTGTGGGATTAGCTAACTTAAAGCTGCATGAAGCTCTTAAGCAACAGAGTATTTGCGATCCCTTGACTGGTTTATTCAATAGACGCTACCTCGAAGACACTTTAGAACGGGAAATTCAGCATGCGGAACGCCAGCAAACCACTATTGGGATCGTAATGATAGACATTGACCACTTTAAACACTTCAATGACACTTTTGGTCATGATGCTGGTGATGCTGTATTGCAAGAATTAGCCACATTCTTGAAAAAACATATTCGAGAAGCTGATATTGCTTGTCGTTATGGTGGTGAGGAAATGATGTTAATCCTACCATTGGCTTCTTTGGCAACAACTCTAGAGCGTGCTGAACTAATTCGAGAAAGTGTCAAGGATTTGGTTATGCAACATCACAACCAAAGCTTGGGTGCTATATCCTTATCGTTGGGAGTTGCTTGCTATCCAGAACACGGTTTGACAGAAGGGGCTGTGATGAAAGCTGCAGATGCTGCTTTGTATCGCGCCAAACAAGAAGGTCGCGATCGCGTTTGCGTTGCTTACCCTTTACTAAATACTTGATGCTCAACAATAGTGAGTTCTGGAGGCTGGCACCACTTAACCTGGGCAAACATCACTTGAGATCCTTCTTGTTCTAAGTCTTCGATGTAGCCAGCTTTCGATCTATCTGCTTCCTCGGCACTCATAAAAGGGCCAAAGAAATAACTACAACGCGGAAATACAGTCATAATCTCCACCCACCAAGCTAATTCCAACGGCTCTGTTATCGTTTCTGTTGAGTGCATAATAACCTTCTATTTGTTAGGAGATTTCAGCTTGATAATACATCATCAATCGATTGGTTATCTGATTGACTTAAATGCAATCAGAGCAGCGATCGCTGCTCTCAAACCTTTCAGTCATAAAATCCTGACAATTCCTGAAAAAGAAGCACTGAATTGGGAAGATTTTGATAAACTTTAAATCTTCTTAAAAATTGACGATACGGGAAGTCATATGAAAATCCAATGGTTAATCTACCCAATTTATCAAAAACAGATAGGGAATTTTACCCAGGAATTGTAAATTTGTGTAAAGCGAATAGAATTCACTGCTATAGGAATCCTATTTGATTTTTTGATTTTTGAACTACATCGGGGAGAGGTCAATTCTTGAATTTGTAGAGACGTATCCTACATCCTACATCCCTACCTAAATTACAAACGCTGAAAACCTTTTGCTGACTTTTGATGCTTACCCTTAGGCTTAGATTTACTCATCTCAACCACTACTTTCTGAAATAAATTATGCAGATGTATTGGGACACTGGCAATTTCTGGTAACTCTGGTTCTAGAGGCTTATCGAATGTTACTAACAGTGCATCTAAATCCGTTTGCAGTCGAAACTTTGGATGTTGCAGAACTATTTGTAACACTTTTTCTAACTGTGTTGGATACTGTTGGGCTAATCGATGCCAAATAGAAGCATTTATACTTTTATCTTCCAAGTAAAAACGAATGAGTTTTTTAGCCCCTTCTATACTTTGCCAATCCTCTGCTGCTAAAATAGCTTTTATCTTGGCATAGGTTGGGAGAAACATCTGTCCCCAACGAGGATGAGAAAGGGCTGTCAACTGTTCTGCTTTCTTAAGTTCCGCAGGTAAATCCACTTTTGGAATCACCATTTTACTGGTGCCTTTTTGAGGATTAAACATTTGCGTTACTGTGTTGATTCCATCACCCAATTCTTCAGTGACTTTTTTGATTTTTTCCTCATCAACACCAGCTTTTTTTGCTATTTCTTCCAATGATTTTGAAGAGTCTATACCTGCTGCCTTCAGGTATGTTTGTATTAGGATTTCTTGAAAATCAGTAATTTTTTGATTGAGTCGATATCCCGGCATTGTGACTTCGTCACTACCAAAGAATTCCACAAATTGCTGATGATAGTACCCCACTGATTGCCAAGCTTCTTCTAACAACTCCGGTGCATCGCCGTAAAGTTGGTCTTTATAATTGTCCTTAAAGTTACCAATAGCTACAGCCAGTTTTGGTTTACCTAACTTTCCCATCAGCGTGTAAAAACCGGAGAAAGTCCAGTAAGTATCAGTGACAGGAGCAATGCGAGTCAGTATAATTTCTCCTTTTCCTAA
This genomic interval from Scytonema hofmannii PCC 7110 contains the following:
- a CDS encoding DUF1816 domain-containing protein; its protein translation is MHSTETITEPLELAWWVEIMTVFPRCSYFFGPFMSAEEADRSKAGYIEDLEQEGSQVMFAQVKWCQPPELTIVEHQVFSKG